The Macrobrachium rosenbergii isolate ZJJX-2024 chromosome 18, ASM4041242v1, whole genome shotgun sequence genome has a window encoding:
- the LOC136848211 gene encoding fibrous sheath CABYR-binding protein-like isoform X2, with product MTSLIFVTSPLRGVYKDPIVPLLLSYLQWISRKMQVLTAIGKVLLAALAVSAAKLPLPSQPSTLYEAPLEDLPVPAQTSVVPAEVPQAPADLPQAPAEISQISQGPADVPQVPAQISTLYEAPAEDLPSQSSIQVQSSGLPVSAHETDIVQVQSPGGLVPGPAEPSVGLGLPSETLSVPHQQPADTVTAVPVDSTAQQQPGLTHTSQGNILVSSDQPAHLDSATAAGSDSSVQIIQEPAVPSTLYEAPAEESVAPIQQSPSVPTAVVDVPVPAEPTVLKPVSVENSPVSVGHVDIPSSPEQVIPVPDDQNILIQTQGVNVPVPAEPTVLQPVSVGNTPVSVGHVHVPSSPEQAVPVPDDQNILIQTQGADVPVPAEPTVLQPVSVGNTPVSVGHVHVPSSPEQAVPVPDDQNILIQTQGADVPVPVEPTVLQPVSVGNTPVSIGHAHIPSSPEQSIPASDEQHIIVQTQDELVPVPDEPSTLYGVPDEEFQVSQAPIAVLPEQTGPISQFGTPSDTPAVIIEVESSESSVPAEPSGLYETPDAALPAQADSSLSVVQSPAVVPSDEGSFPVQSTSQVNVPVKPFQAINFPEEGPLSVIIPVPSVPSTLYEAPVQSGKAISAGGDYQNILEIPAASALVTSIAKGGVMMGMPYNFQWGVDDDDSGAMFAHVEKSDGKSTSGQYRVTLPDGRVQIVDFYDNGDGFHANISYE from the exons ATGACGTCACTGATATTTGTGACGTCACCGTTGCGAGGTGTATATAAGGACCCGATCGTCCCTCTGCTGTTGTCATACCTTCAGTGGATCTCGAGGAAAATGCAG gtACTTACTGCAATTGGAAAGGTTCTTTTGGCGGCGTTGGCTGTATCCGCAGCCAAACTGCCCCTCCCATCTCAGCCATCAACTTTATATGAAGCTCCCTTAGAAGATCTACCTGTTCCTGCTCAGACTTCCGTTGTCCCTGCTGAAGTACCTCAAGCTCCTGCTGATCTTCCTCAAGCCCCTGCTGAAATTTCTCAGATTTCTCAAGGCCCTGCTGACGTTCCTCAAGTCCCTGCTCAAATTTCTACTTTGTATGAGGCTCCAGCAGAAGACCTCCCTTCCCAGTCTTCAATTCAGGTTCAGAGTTCTGGTCTCCCAGTATCAGCTCATGAAACCGACATTGTTCAAGTTCAAAGCCCAGGAGGTCTTGTTCCTGGTCCTGCTGAACCCTCAGTAGGTTTAGGGCTTCCTAGTGAAACTCTGTCAGTTCCACATCAGCAACCTGCTGACACTGTAACTGCAGTTCCAGTTGACTCTACTGCTCAGCAGCAACCTGGTTTGACTCACACTTCTCAAGGAAACATTCTAGTGTCAAGTGACCAACCAGCTCATCTTGATTCTGCCACTGCAGCTGGATCAGATTCTTCTGTGCAGATAATCCAGGAGCCTGCTGTACCATCTACACTATATGAGGCTCCTGCAGAAGAGAGCGTAGCACCTATTCAGCAATCTCCTTCTGTTCCTACTGCAGTTGTAGACGTTCCAGTACCAGCTGAACCTACAGTTTTGAAGCCAGTCTCTGTGGAAAATTCACCAGTTTCTGTTGGACATGTGGATATTCCTAGCTCTCCTGAGCAAGTTATTCCTGTTCCTGATGATCAGAATATTCTCATCCAGACTCAAGGTGTAAATGTTCCAGTCCCAGCTGAACCTACAGTTTTGCAACCAGTCTCTGTGGGAAACACACCAGTTTCTGTTGGGCATGTGCATGTTCCTAGCTCCCCTGAACAAGCTGTTCCTGTTCCTGATGATCAGAATATTCTCATCCAGACTCAAGGTGCAGATGTTCCAGTCCCAGCTGAACCTACAGTTTTGCAGCCAGTCTCTGTGGGAAACACACCAGTTTCCGTTGGGCATGTGCATGTTCCTAGCTCCCCTGAACAAGCTGTTCCTGTTCCTGATGATCAGAATATTCTCATCCAGACTCAAGGTGCAGATGTTCCAGTCCCAGTTGAACCTACAGTTTTGCAGCCAGTCTCTGTGGGAAACACACCAGTTTCCATTGGACATGCGCATATTCCTAGCAGTCCTGAACAAAGTATCCCAGCTTCTGATGAGCAGCATATTATTGTCCAGACTCAGGATGAACTCGTTCCAGTTCCAGATGAACCATCTACTTTATATGGTGTGCCAGATGAGGAGTTCCAGGTTAGCCAGGCACCAATTGCTGTTCTTCCTGAACAAACTGGGCCGATCAGTCAGTTTGGCACTCCTTCTGACACTCCAGCTGTAATTATTGAGGTTGAGTCTTCAGAGTCTAGTGTTCCTGCAGAACCATCAGGGCTTTATGAGACTCCTGATGCTGCTCTGCCAGCACAAGCTGATTCATCCTTGTCTGTGGTTCAGTCACCTGCTGTTGTACCCAGTGATGAAGGATCTTTCCCTGTTCAGTCAACATCCCAGGTTAATGTGCCAGTTAAGCCATTCCAGGCCATCAACTTTCCGGAAGAAGGACCTCTTTCTGTTATCATCCCTGTACCATCCGTTCCTTCAACCTTATACGAAGCACCAGTACAATCGGGTAAAGCTATATCTGCTGGAGGTGATTACCAGAACATTCTAGAAATCCCAGCTGCTAGTGCGCTAGTAACCAGTATTGCTAAG gGAGGTGTGATGATGGGGATGCCCTACAACTTCCAGTGGGGCGTTGATGACGATGACTCAGGGGCCATGTTCGCTCACGTTGAGAAAAGCGACGGGAAATCCACCAGCGGACAGTACAGGGTGACCCTTCCGGACGGTCGTGTCCAG ATTGTGGACTTTTACGACAACGGAGATGGTTTCCACGCTAACATCTCTTACGAGTGA
- the LOC136848211 gene encoding fibrous sheath CABYR-binding protein-like isoform X1 has product MTSLIFVTSPLRGVYKDPIVPLLLSYLQWISRKMQVLTAIGKVLLAALAVSAAKLPLPSQPSTLYEAPLEDLPVPAQTSVVPAEVPQAPADLPQAPAEISQISQGPADVPQVPAQISTLYEAPAEDLPSQSSIQVQSSGLPVSAHETDIVQVQSPGGLVPGPAEPSVGLGLPSETLSVPHQQPADTVTAVPVDSTAQQQPGLTHTSQGNILVSSDQPAHLDSATAAGSDSSVQIIQEPAVPSTLYEAPAEESVAPIQQSPSVPTAVVDVPVPAEPTVLKPVSVENSPVSVGHVDIPSSPEQVIPVPDDQNILIQTQGVNVPVPAEPTVLQPVSVGNTPVSVGHVHVPSSPEQAVPVPDDQNILIQTQGADVPVPAEPTVLQPVSVGNTPVSVGHVHVPSSPEQAVPVPDDQNILIQTQGADVPVPVEPTVLQPVSVGNTPVSIGHAHIPSSPEQSIPASDEQHIIVQTQDELVPVPDEPSTLYGVPDEEFQVSQAPIAVLPEQTGPISQFGTPSDTPAVIIEVESSESSVPAEPSGLYETPDAALPAQADSSLSVVQSPAVVPSDEGSFPVQSTSQVNVPVKPFQAINFPEEGPLSVIIPVPSVPSTLYEAPVQSGKAISAGGDYQNILEIPAASALVTSIAKGGVMMGMPYNFQWGVDDDDSGAMFAHVEKSDGKSTSGQYRVTLPDGRVQVSTIGDECVENLVGRIMWTATNTVKA; this is encoded by the exons ATGACGTCACTGATATTTGTGACGTCACCGTTGCGAGGTGTATATAAGGACCCGATCGTCCCTCTGCTGTTGTCATACCTTCAGTGGATCTCGAGGAAAATGCAG gtACTTACTGCAATTGGAAAGGTTCTTTTGGCGGCGTTGGCTGTATCCGCAGCCAAACTGCCCCTCCCATCTCAGCCATCAACTTTATATGAAGCTCCCTTAGAAGATCTACCTGTTCCTGCTCAGACTTCCGTTGTCCCTGCTGAAGTACCTCAAGCTCCTGCTGATCTTCCTCAAGCCCCTGCTGAAATTTCTCAGATTTCTCAAGGCCCTGCTGACGTTCCTCAAGTCCCTGCTCAAATTTCTACTTTGTATGAGGCTCCAGCAGAAGACCTCCCTTCCCAGTCTTCAATTCAGGTTCAGAGTTCTGGTCTCCCAGTATCAGCTCATGAAACCGACATTGTTCAAGTTCAAAGCCCAGGAGGTCTTGTTCCTGGTCCTGCTGAACCCTCAGTAGGTTTAGGGCTTCCTAGTGAAACTCTGTCAGTTCCACATCAGCAACCTGCTGACACTGTAACTGCAGTTCCAGTTGACTCTACTGCTCAGCAGCAACCTGGTTTGACTCACACTTCTCAAGGAAACATTCTAGTGTCAAGTGACCAACCAGCTCATCTTGATTCTGCCACTGCAGCTGGATCAGATTCTTCTGTGCAGATAATCCAGGAGCCTGCTGTACCATCTACACTATATGAGGCTCCTGCAGAAGAGAGCGTAGCACCTATTCAGCAATCTCCTTCTGTTCCTACTGCAGTTGTAGACGTTCCAGTACCAGCTGAACCTACAGTTTTGAAGCCAGTCTCTGTGGAAAATTCACCAGTTTCTGTTGGACATGTGGATATTCCTAGCTCTCCTGAGCAAGTTATTCCTGTTCCTGATGATCAGAATATTCTCATCCAGACTCAAGGTGTAAATGTTCCAGTCCCAGCTGAACCTACAGTTTTGCAACCAGTCTCTGTGGGAAACACACCAGTTTCTGTTGGGCATGTGCATGTTCCTAGCTCCCCTGAACAAGCTGTTCCTGTTCCTGATGATCAGAATATTCTCATCCAGACTCAAGGTGCAGATGTTCCAGTCCCAGCTGAACCTACAGTTTTGCAGCCAGTCTCTGTGGGAAACACACCAGTTTCCGTTGGGCATGTGCATGTTCCTAGCTCCCCTGAACAAGCTGTTCCTGTTCCTGATGATCAGAATATTCTCATCCAGACTCAAGGTGCAGATGTTCCAGTCCCAGTTGAACCTACAGTTTTGCAGCCAGTCTCTGTGGGAAACACACCAGTTTCCATTGGACATGCGCATATTCCTAGCAGTCCTGAACAAAGTATCCCAGCTTCTGATGAGCAGCATATTATTGTCCAGACTCAGGATGAACTCGTTCCAGTTCCAGATGAACCATCTACTTTATATGGTGTGCCAGATGAGGAGTTCCAGGTTAGCCAGGCACCAATTGCTGTTCTTCCTGAACAAACTGGGCCGATCAGTCAGTTTGGCACTCCTTCTGACACTCCAGCTGTAATTATTGAGGTTGAGTCTTCAGAGTCTAGTGTTCCTGCAGAACCATCAGGGCTTTATGAGACTCCTGATGCTGCTCTGCCAGCACAAGCTGATTCATCCTTGTCTGTGGTTCAGTCACCTGCTGTTGTACCCAGTGATGAAGGATCTTTCCCTGTTCAGTCAACATCCCAGGTTAATGTGCCAGTTAAGCCATTCCAGGCCATCAACTTTCCGGAAGAAGGACCTCTTTCTGTTATCATCCCTGTACCATCCGTTCCTTCAACCTTATACGAAGCACCAGTACAATCGGGTAAAGCTATATCTGCTGGAGGTGATTACCAGAACATTCTAGAAATCCCAGCTGCTAGTGCGCTAGTAACCAGTATTGCTAAG gGAGGTGTGATGATGGGGATGCCCTACAACTTCCAGTGGGGCGTTGATGACGATGACTCAGGGGCCATGTTCGCTCACGTTGAGAAAAGCGACGGGAAATCCACCAGCGGACAGTACAGGGTGACCCTTCCGGACGGTCGTGTCCAGGTTAGTACGATTGGTGATGAATGCGTTGAGAATTTGGTAGGAAGAATTATGTGGACTGCTACCAATACAGTAAAAGCATAG
- the LOC136848212 gene encoding uncharacterized protein, with protein sequence MNKIICVLFTLHILLAGGTENHVEISRVRLTKYTRERPSLNLGDEDLSYTLECMYTAPRKSITKIVWTLEGYDHDVYTWDATSNTVTVDEPLLGHVETDTDDYRIGPNIHFKTPSSQMRGIYTCVIFHKVVEQTVNPVVYEFDLKMYYFDNTPYEMSASLEGCDVLWSYSSNFLYPKPNVKCGFWDKDVGRSLSTVGAGLMFRQSPTGIWQVLMEQTRVKIRDIPRGSLFYCNVDLPIANFTYHLVLQRNQDTEDVYQEINRKGCPVIEHESPYLKKRIQNCKMNCRDECSQKISRYPVVTQFWCSENHYAYWEKNRSSSKDWHFEPTCEPPEHVWHSDRFSALTLEDMPLCLNSGPAIFCSSYVMTLLVSTYLVLIAITF encoded by the exons ATGAACAAAATAATCTGTGTGTTGTTTACTCTGCACATTCTTCTTGCAG GCGGAACTGAAAATCACGTCGAGATATCCAGAGTGCGTCTAACGAAGTACACGAGAGAACGCCCATCGCTAAACCTTGGAGATGAAGATCTTTCCTACACCCTCGAGTGTATGTACACAGCACCTCGTAAGAGCATTACTAAAATAGTATGGACTCTGGAAGGCTACGATCATGATGTTTACACCTGGGATGCAACAAGTAACACGGTGACTG TTGACGAGCCTCTCTTGGGACACGTGGAAACAGACACAGACGACTACCGAATCGGGCCCAATATTCATTTCAAAACTCCCAGCAGTCAAATGAGGGGGATATACACGTGCGTCATCTTCCACAAAGTAGTGGAACAAACGGTCAATCCGGTCGTTTATGAGTTCGACCTCAAAATGTATT ACTTCGACAACACCCCCTACGAGATGTCAGCATCCTTGGAAGGATGCGACGTCCTGTGGTCCTACTCCAGCAACTTCCTTTACCCGAAACCCAACGTCAAATGTGGATTCTGGGACAAGGACGTAGGCCGATCCCTGAGCACAGTCGGAGCGGGGTTGATGTTCAGACAGAGTCCTACGGGAATCTGGCAAGTCCTCATGGAACAGACGAGAGTCAAG ATTAGGGACATCCCACGGGGCTCTCTGTTCTACTGCAATGTGGATCTACCAATAGCCAACTTCACCTACCACCTGGTGCTTCAGAGAAATCAAGACACGGAAGATGTTTATCAGGAAA TTAACAGGAAGGGATGCCCCGTCATCGAGCACGAGAGCCCCTACCTAAAGAAGCGAATTCAGAACTGCAAGATGAACTGTCGAGACGAATGCAGCCAGAAGATCTCAAGGTATCCAGTTGTAACTCAG ttctGGTGCAGTGAGAACCATTACGCCTACTGGGAGAAGAACCGGAGCTCTTCCAAAGACTGGCACTTTGAACCCACCTGTGAACCTCCGGAACACGTCTGGCACTCTGACAGATTCAGCGCCCTAACACTAGAGGACATGCCTCTCTGTC tgaacagTGGCCCTGCAATATTCTGCAGCAGTTACGTGATGACGCTTCTCGTCTCAACGTATCTCGTCCTGATTGCAATCACCTTCTGA